Sequence from the candidate division WOR-3 bacterium genome:
CACGCTGTCCGGCGTGCCGCGTACCCATGCGTTGTCGCCTGCCCCGGTGCTGTCATTGGCCGGCTGCCACCACGTGCCGGTCCACTTCAGCACCTGCCCGGCCGACGCGCCCATTTGGTCGAGCTTGATCGCGGTAACCGAGCCGTGCGCGAGCTTGGCGGAAGTGACGGTAGTATCGCGGAGGTCCGCCGAGGTAACGCCGGCATCGAGTATCTTGGCCGAGGTCACCGCATCATCCTTCAGCTCAGCCGTTGTGATGGTCGTATCACGGACGTCTGCAGAACTGACCTGTCCATCGACTATCATCGCACCCGTCACGGAGTTCGCCTGCGCCTCGTTGACGTAACGGCCGTCTCCATACGACAGGTCGAGCTTCACGTTGCCGGACGCGGTTATCGGGTTCGGCACGCACACAATGCCCGTGTCCTGATACACGTTGGTCACTCCCGAGCCGCCACCGGTGTTGTCCTGACCTGGGGCCCAGGCGCTGCCGGTCCACTTCACAACCTGCCCGGTGCTCGCCCCGGCCCGCGCAATCTTCGCCATCGTCACTGCCGTGTCACCGACGTCTGCGGTGAGCACCGTCCCATCAACCAGCATCGCGCCCGTCACCGAGTTTGTCTGCCCGGTCCGCACGAAGCTGGTCGTATCCTTGCCCTGCAGCCGGTCTGCGTCCGCCGCCCGCTCGGTCAGGTAGGCGTAGGCCGCGCTGGCAATCCGCAGCCGTGGCACCAGTTCCGCACCGCCCGCGACTGTCATGCCGAGATAGGCCGCCCCGGCATCCGGCACGGAGCCGATGGGCGTTACCGCGCCCAGCAGGACGGCGAACAAGCCTTCGCGAGCGTTGACGTTCTGGGTCTCGTTCCAGAACGGCGAGCCGCCGGACGGCACTGTGTACAGCTTGAACACCACGCTGTAGTTGCCGTTCGGCACCGGCACGCCCAGCGTATCAGTCAGCTTGCCCTGATACGAGAGCATCTGCGGAATCGTGATGGCCTCGGTGACGCCGACGACCGTAGATTGTGTATTGGTGACTGCTTGCGGCGCGACGACCTCATTACCGGCCGCGAACGCGAACATACTGACCAGCGCAGACAAGACGACAACGTCCCTCATCGGACCTCCCTTATCCCGAACCACTATGCTACGTGGCGAAGGCAATAGGAAAGGCGCGGGCGCGCCACCCCACCCGCGCTGCCTAGTTATAGCACATGTCCTGCCAGTGTCAAGTTGCGCCGGCCGGCTACTCGCCCTCCAGATAGGGAGCAGAGGCGGGCTTCCGCCCGCCCCCGCCCTGTATGCTGTCTGCTGTCTGCCGTCTACTTCTGCAAGACCACCTTCTCGGTCGCCCGGTAGTCGCCCGCATTCAGCCGGACGAAGTAGACGCCGGTGGCAATAGACCGGCCACGGTCATCCCGGCCGTTCCAGGTGACGCTGTACGCCCCACGCTTCATGCTCGATGCACAGAGTGTCCGGACGGCCCTGCCTGTCAGGTCATGCACCTGCAAGAGCGTCTGGCGTTCAGCGTCCAGTGTGTAGCGGATCGTCACGCTGCGTGCAGCGGGAGTCGGGAAGGGCCGGTACAGCCTTGTCTTGAACGCTTGACCACTGGACCACTGGGCCTCTCTCACACCGGTCGCACCCTCCGGCTGCCAGAAGCCGATCAGCGCCCAGTAGTTCGCGCCCGTGATGGGCCCGGCTGCGGTCTGGCCGACGGTCGAGCCGCACTTGTAGTTGCCCGTCATCTCCCCGCCGCCCATGCCGACGACGTTCCAGTCACATTTGTAGTTCTGGGCTGTGGCGAATGCCACCATCACCAAAGCAAACGCAATCATTCGTCTCATGGTCACGCTCCTATCTCCCCCGCGGGGCAGACTTGGCCTTGGGGTCCTCGGGCAGCACGCCGATGCCTGCCTCACGCGGCTGCCCGTAGAGCTCCGGATGGAGATACTTGCCCCGCTCGGCCGCCGGCTTGTCCACCTCTACCTGGATGCGATTCGCGTTGGCGAACCGGTCCTGCCTGATGCCGGTCACCTGCCAGGAGACTGTGGTCAGAGGCTCGCTCGTCCGGACTACGAAGGAGTTGTCTTTCACGCCCCGTGCTACCTCGGCCTGCGCAAACCCGTTGCCACCGTCTTCGTTGATCACCGTCAACTGATAGCGGAAGTCGCGATTAAGCGTCTCGAACCAGTTCGGGAGAATGACCGTTGCGTGCCCGGAAGCATCGGTCTTGATGTTGCCGTTGTAGATGTTCATCATGTCCGGGCTCTCGACAAAGGAGTGGTACAGGTACTTGTTCAAGGGGTCGAGCGGATGGTCGATCTGGAACGAACCGCCGCCCTTGGACAGCGTGCCAGTGACCAAAACGTCGCCAAGGAAGTACCCGGCGTAGTTGGTGCTACCCTCGCTCGCGTAGCCCCGCACTCCATAGTTGTTGCCGGTGCCGGTCGCGGAGCCCTGCACTCCATAGTTGTCGCCGCTGCCGGTCGCGACGCCTGACAGACCTTGATTTGTACCGCTACCACCCGACACTTCGCCTTGGACGCCGGTGTAGATGCTACTGCCGGTCGCGGTGACCTCCCCGCGAACACCCATCCACCCACCCACTCCTGTCACGCCGATGCCGAAGTAGTCGGTCGTATCGTGCCAGCCGTACACGGCCGGCTGGTCGTTGCTTGTCAGCGCGTTCCTGACGCTGAAGACAGGAGCGTCTGGTGCGGCGCTGCCGCTGTAGGGCAGGGCAATCTTGGGCGACGTAACTGAGCCGTCCTTCAGGTCGGCCGCGTTGACCGTTGTGTCGCGAATGTCGGCCGAACTCACCTGCCCGTCGGTTATCATCGCGCCGGTCACGGAGTTCGTCTGCGATTCGTTCACAAACCGCGCATCACCCCAGGTCGAGTCGAACCGCACCGTGCCCGAGTCCGTTATCGGGTTCGGGGAGCAGACCACGCCGGTGGCCTGGACCACTTTCCTGACAGTCCCGCTGCCACCTCCGCTCCCGACGCTGTCATTCCGCGGCGCCCATGCCGAGCCCGTCCACTTCAGCACCTGGCCCGAGGATGCGCCCATCTGGTTTAGGTCGGCCGCGGCAATCGTGCCGTTGACTATCATGGCGGACGTCACCGCGTCCGCCTGCCCTTCATTCACATAGGTCGCATCGTGGTTGTGGGTGGAGCGGGAGAAGGTCGTCGTATCCCGTCCCTGCAGCAGGTCGGCGTCGGCCGCGCGTGCGGCCAGGTAGCTGTAGGCCGCACTGGCGATGCGGATGCGCGGGGTCAACTCCGGCCCGCCCGACACGGTCATCGCGAGATAGACCGTGCCGGCGTCCGGCAGCGACCCTATCGGATTGGTCGAGCCCAGCAGAACCGAGAACAGACCGTCTTTGGTCGTCACGCTCTGGACCTCGGACCAGAAAGGCGAACCGCCTGACGGCTGGGTGTGGAGCAGGAACATCATCGGGTAGCTGCCGTTGGGCACAGGAGTGCCCAGCGTGTCGGTCAGCTTCCCCTGGTAGGACAGCATCTGCGGAATGGTAATCGCATCAACGGAAGTGACTAGTGACGATTGTCGAGTGTCGATTGCTTGGGGTGCGACCGCTGTAACGCTTTCAGCCAGTGCCGCAAGGAATAGGACTGCCACGAGTGTCATCGTTCTTCGCATCTCATCCTCCTAATGCTTCTTCGTCTGCGCCAACTCGGCTTCGAGTTGCGCTATTCTCATTTGCTGCGCCTTGTCGCGCACCTTCATCTCATCGTACAGCGCCTGGACCGCAGCCAGCAGCACGCCGTCGGCGTCGGCCAGGTTGATGCTCGTCTCGTTCCCACCGTACCCGAAGGCGCTGTGAAAGTCCTGCGCCACCGGGCCGATGTGCCTGGTACCGTCATTCTGGTCCTTCATCTTGTAGTCGCGGACGCGGAGCGCCGCAACCTTGTCGAGCAGTGCCTTGCGGTCCACCGCCCGGAAATCCTCTTTGGTCATGCTGTCGCACGCCGACTCCCAGGAGTTCGAGCCGGAAGCGAGGTATGCCCCGGTCGTCATTCCGGCATTGGAAAAGAACCATGTCCCGCCCCGGGCCCGGGCTCGAAACTGGTTGTTGCCGGTGGTATACACGCTTTCGCTGGCCGAGGCCGCCGAGTCACTCCAAGCAAACGATCCGTTGTGGTTGGCCTTCGCCCGGACTCCAGCCGCGAGGCTGTACGTGCCACGAGCGGCGCAGTAGTTCCCGCCCGGGACCGTCGCGCCGTAGCCGGTCGCGTAGTTGTACAAGCCGCCGCCAACCGTCGCGCCGTAGCCGGTCGCGTGGTTGGTGCTGCCGCCGCCAACCGTCGCGTAGGACGTGTCGGCTGCGTTGTCCCAGCCACCGCCGACCGTCGCCCGGTAGCCGAACGCGCGGTTGTCATCGCCGCCGCCGACCGTCGCAGCGTGGCCGGTCGCGATGTTATCCCTTCCGCCGCCGACCGTCGCGGCCGACGTTTCGGCTCTGTTGTTGAACCCGCCGCCGACCGTTGCTGAGTTGCCTTTCGCGTAGTTCTGCGTGCCGCCGCCAACCGTCGCGCCGTAGTTGGTCGCGAGGTTGCTGTAGCCGCCGCCGATCGTCGCGTAGGTCGTGTCGGCTGCGTTGTCGTAGCCGCCTGCGACCGTTGCGGCGTAGCCGGTCGCGTCGTTTCTGTAGCCGCCGCCGACCGTCGCGTAGCTCGTGTCGGCTTTGTTGCCGTACCCGCCGCCGACCGTGGAGTGACTGCCCGACGCGGTATCGTTCTGACCACCGCCGACAGTCGCGAACATCGCCGTCGCGAGGTTGCCCTTGCCGCCGGCGACCGTCGCGCAGGTGTCTGCCGCGGCGGCGCCGGCCGTGTTGAGAAGACCTCCGCCGATGGCGCCATAGAGACCGTACGCCTCGTTATCCGACCCGCCGCTGACGGACGACCTCGCGCCCGAGGCGTAGTTCGTCACGCCACCTCCGACCGACGCGTAGTCCCCGGCCACGCGGTTCTCCCCGCCGCCGCCGATGTGCGCATACAGTCCTGACGAGGTGTTGTCCGCGCCACCGGACACCGAGGAGTAGTTGGCCGACGCCGTGTTACCCTCGCCCGCAGCAAATGCTGCCTTGCCTGCGTTGGAGTTGCCCGTCCCGATGCGGCCCTTGCCGTACACCCGCAGGTCGCCCTGCACTGCAAGTGCGCCGGTCAGCGAATCTCCGGTCACATTCACGTACCGGCCATCACCGTAGGAGAGGTCGAGCTTGACGTTGCCGGACGATGTGATCGGGTTCGGCACGCAGATGATGCCGGTATCCTGGTAGACATTGGTGACCCCGGAGCCACCGCCCGTGTTGTCCGGACCCGGCGCCCACGCCGAGCCGGTCCACTTCACGACCTGGCCGGTGCTCGCCCCGGCGCGGGCAATCTTCGCCATGGTCACATTGGTGTCCGCGATGTCGGCCGATGCTACGGTTCCATCAACCAGCATTGCCGAAGTCACGGAGTTGACCTGCCCGGTCCGGACAAAGCCGGTGGTGTCCTCGCCCTGCAGCAGGTCGGCGTCGGCCGCCCGCGCGGCCAGGTAGCTGTAGGCCGCGCTGGCGATGCGGATGCGCGGGGTCAACTCCGGCCCGCCCGACACGGACATCGCGAGATAGACCGTGCCGGCGTCCGGCAGCGAGCCGATCGGCGTCACCGCACCCAGCAGCACACTGAACAACCCGCCCTCGGTACGAACGTCCTGAGTCTCCTCCCAGAACTGGGTCCCGCCGGAAGGAACGGCGTACAGCCTGAAGCGTACGGCGTAGAGCGTATCACCCACCGGCACGCCCAGCGTGTCGGTCAGTTTGCCCTGGTAGGAGAGCATCTGCGGAATCGTGATCGCTTCTGTTCCATAGCTTGTGGCTTGCGGCTTGTGGCTTGCGGCCGTTTGCGGCGCAACCGCCGCAGCGTCGGCAGCGAGTGCCAGTAGACACACAACTACCATCAGAACTGTTGCTCGTTTCATCTCCTACCTCCTCTTCAATTCGGCCTTCATTTGCTCAATCTCTGCCTGCTGGGCCTTCACCGCGGCCAGCAGGAATCCAATGGCATCGCCGGTGCCGATGGCCTTGCGGTCAGGACCGGTGAGTACCTCCGGGGCTTCCTCGGCAATGAGGCCGATGTGTTCCCGGCCGTCTTCGTCCAGCTTGTACTTGTATCGGGCCACGTCCGTAGCCATCAGTTGCCGCAGGATTGCCTGGCATTCCGCGGGAGTCAGCTTCGCGATGTCGCGCTTGAGCTCGCGCGAGCTAGGGTTGTGCCAGCCGGTCGCATCGCAGTATGAGCCGCCGGTGACGTCAATGTAGTGGGTCGGCGTCTGGACGCCAACACCCAGCTTGGTTGCCGCACCCGAATGGTAGAAGATCACCGCCCGCGGTACCGAAGTCGTACAGCCCTCGCCGAAGGCAAAGGTGTACTGCGCTCCGCTCCGGGCGCGGACGCTGCTCCCGGCAACCAGCGCGTAGTTGGCTGCGCAGGTGTCGTTTGCCCCGCCGATGACCGTTGAGTAGGTGCCGCTCACGCTCCCATAGTAGCCGCCAGTTACAGTGGAGTTCGCGCCGCTGGCGCTGTTGTGGTCTCCTCCGGACACGGTCGCCTGGTTGTTGGTTGCGGCATTGTTGCTTCCGCCACCGACAGAAGCGTTCGTGCTGCTGGCCGAGTTGTACTGACCGCCGGCGATCACCGAAGCCTGACCGCTCGCCAGATTGTGCGCTCCTCCGCCTATGAATGCTTCGTAGCTGCTCACGCGGTTGCTGTCGCCACCGCAGACTGCGCTGTAGAGGTCTCCTACCTGGTTGAGCCTTCCGCCACCAATGAAGGAGCACTTGGCAAGGGCCTGGTTGAGCCTTCCGCCAACCACAGTCGCCGCCGAATCGTCGGTCGCGCCACCAGCCCTATTGTCGTAGCCCCCAACCACAACGCCGTATGGTGCGCTTGCTGTGTCATTTCGTCCGCCTCCCACGTTCGACCAGTACCCGCTCGCCACATTGTCCTCGCCCCCGGACACGGTCGCAGCCGTGCCCGACGCCGTGTTGTCCAGCCCGCCGGCAACGACCGAGTGCCAGCCGCTGGCGGTGTTTCCCCAGCCACCCCCGACGGACGCCTGCGGGCCATTGGCGGTATTGCCCCGGCCGCCAAGCACCACCGAGTAGTTGTTACTCGAGTTGTTCTGGTAACCGCCACCGATGAAGTTGAACTTGCCGGTCGCGGAGTTGTTCCACCCGCCGGCGACTACTGTGGCCGTGTCGTCCGCCGCGTCGCCGGCAAGGTTCGAGTTGCCAGACATCACTCCGCCGAAGACTGCGTTGGTCGTGTCGCCGTAGCCGCCGCCGACGAACGAATGGCGGGACGCGGCCAGGCACTGCTCTCCACCAACAACCGCGGAGCTGTATTCGTCTGCATGGCTTTGGTATCCACCGACGACCACAGCGTAGCTCCCGGCTGCCCCATTGTTCACGCCCCCGCCCACCAGTGAGTACTGGGCTGCCGAGTTACCGATGCCCCCGCAGACTACGCCGGCCGACCCGAGTACGCGGTTGGAGTCGCCACCGCAGACGACACCCCGGGGATACGAACACCCGTTCTTGCGGCCCCCGCCGATGAAGGCGAATTTTCCGCCATTGAAGTTGTAGTAACCGCCGCACACGGTTGCGCAGGAGTCATCCTGGCCGGGTTCCGCGGCCTGGTTGTAGTAGCCGCCTGCGACAGTGCAGAAGTCGTTGAAGACTTTGCAGCCCTGACCGGCAACGAGTGTGTTATTGTACCCATTCGAGCAGTCGGTTCCGAATGTCCCCCTGAGCGCTCGCACTCCGCTGGACACAACCAGGGCGCCGTACATCGAATCGCCCGCGGCATTTACGTATTGACCGTTACCCCAGGCAAGGTCGAATCCCACCGTACCTGAGTCGGAAATCGGGTTCGGCGAGCAGACGATGCCGGTTGCCTGGACGACCTTCCTGACCGTACCACCGCTGTTCTGTCCCACGCTGTCGTTCCGTGCCTCCCAAGCCGAGCCGGTCCACTTCACCACCTGGCCCGAGGACGCGCCCATCTGACCGAGGTCAGCGGCCGCGATAGTGCCGTTGGTGATCATTGCTGACGTGACCGAGTTTGCCTGCCCGGTACGCACGAAGCTGGTCGTATCCTTGCCCTGCAGCCGGTCTGAGTCCGCCGCCCGCGCTGTCAGATAGGTGTAGGCCGCGCTGGCAAGTCGCAGCCGCGGAGCCAACTCTGCTCCGCCCGCCACCGCCATACCCAGATACAACTCACCACCATCCGGCACCGAGCCGATCGGCGTCACCGCTCCCAGCAGCACGCCGAACAACCCGCCCCTGGTCCGAACGTCCTGAGTCTCCTCCCAGAACTCGGTCCCGCCGGAAGGTACGGCGTAGAGCCTGAAGCGTACGGCGTAGAGCGTATCACCCACCGGCACGCCCAGCGTATCGGTCAGTTTGCCCTGGTAAGAGAGCATCTGCGGAATCGTGATCGCTTCTGTTCCATAGCTTGTGGCTTGCGGCTTGTGGCTTGCGGCCGTTTGCGGCGCGACCGCCGCGTTGTCAGCCGCGAAGGTGAAGGCGCTCGCAAGCGCCAGCAGCAGGACCGTGGATCTCATCAAACCTCCAATGTGTCCGGGCTTCCCTTGCATGTGGCGACCAGCAACAGGAAAAGCGCGGGACACGCCACCTACCCGCGCACGCCTAGTTACTAATCAGAGCATAAAATGTTTGACATGGGAGTCGGTTTGGTGTATACTGTGAGTAATGAGAGAAGACGATACTCGGCGTCTATCGCCGGCGGCTTTGGATGTGCTGCGTGTGCGGGTGATGAAA
This genomic interval carries:
- a CDS encoding T9SS type A sorting domain-containing protein; the encoded protein is MRRMIAFALVMVAFATAQNYKCDWNVVGMGGGEMTGNYKCGSTVGQTAAGPITGANYWALIGFWQPEGATGVREAQWSSGQAFKTRLYRPFPTPAARSVTIRYTLDAERQTLLQVHDLTGRAVRTLCASSMKRGAYSVTWNGRDDRGRSIATGVYFVRLNAGDYRATEKVVLQK